CAAACGCACTTGAAGGAGGCAAACAGCCCATGAACCTGACTGCGATCTGGTCAACGCTCGACGCCAGCATGGGCATCGTCAGCGACATCGGTTACGCCGCGGCGGACAAACTGGCCGCCGACCTGGGCCTGGCGCCGGGTTGGATATCCTGCTGATCGAAAAGACGCAATCACAAGGACACCACCGCATGAAAGTACAGAACAAGATCATCGTCGTCACCGGCGGCGGCAACGGCATCGGACGCGAACTGGTTCTGCGCTTGCTCGCCAAAGGGGCGCACGTCGCCGCAGTGGACATCAACGAAGCGGGGCTGAAAGAAACAGCGGAACTCGCGGGCAAGAAGAAGGACAACCTCTCCCTGCACGTCGCCAACGTCACCGACCGCGCCGCGGTGGAAGCGCTGCCCGGCCAGGTCATCGCCAAACACGGCGCGGTGGATGGGCTTTTCAACGTTGCGGGCATCATCCAACCCTTCGTGCGCATCAAAGACCTCGAATACGCCGCCATCGAGCGCGTGATGAACGTCAACTTTTACGGCACGCTCTACATGACCAAGACCTTCCTGCCGCACCTGCTCAAGCGTCCCGTCGCGCACATCGCCAACATCTCCAGCATGGGCGGCTTTCTGCCCGTGCCGGGGCAGGGCATCTACGGCGCGTCCAAGGCGGCGGTCAAGCTGATGACCGAGGCGCTGCATTCCGAGCTGGCGAACACCAACGTGCGGGTGACGGTCATCTTCCCCGGCGCCATCGGCACGAACATCGCCAACAATTCCGGCGTGGGCAACACGCTCACCATGCCCGACGACAGCCAGCGCCAGGCCATCAAACCGCTGGCGCCCAGCAAAGCCGCCGAGATCATTGTCAAAGGCGTCGAAAGGGACGAATACGAGATTCTGGTCGGGCGCGACTCGGCCTTTATGAACTTCATCTACCGCGTCAGTTCCAGGCGTGCGGCGAGGTTTATCTCGAAGCAAATGGCGTCGCTGCTGCCAGATTGAACGATCTTTGGGCGATCGAGGTCGCTGCAACACTTGCGAAGCCACCCCTTGAATGAGCCCCCCCGTGAATGAATTCATGGTCTGGTATCCGAAAAAACCTGCTGAAGCAGGTTGTTC
This genomic window from Caldilineales bacterium contains:
- a CDS encoding SDR family oxidoreductase produces the protein MDILLIEKTQSQGHHRMKVQNKIIVVTGGGNGIGRELVLRLLAKGAHVAAVDINEAGLKETAELAGKKKDNLSLHVANVTDRAAVEALPGQVIAKHGAVDGLFNVAGIIQPFVRIKDLEYAAIERVMNVNFYGTLYMTKTFLPHLLKRPVAHIANISSMGGFLPVPGQGIYGASKAAVKLMTEALHSELANTNVRVTVIFPGAIGTNIANNSGVGNTLTMPDDSQRQAIKPLAPSKAAEIIVKGVERDEYEILVGRDSAFMNFIYRVSSRRAARFISKQMASLLPD